tctccacctcctcctgcgtccagatttcctcccagagcatgcacctctaaccccttcccacactcaaatcctacacatcctgtctcaacccagcaagtgtacggctagactgcagggctacgtctacactggcatgattttccagaaatgcttttaacggaagagttttccgttaaaagcattttcggaaaagcgcgtctagattggcaggacgcttttccgaaaaagcactttttgcggaaaagtgtctgtggccaatctagacgtggttttgcgcaaaaaagccccaatcgccatcttagccatcggggcttttttgcgcaaaacagtactgtgctgtctacactggccctcttgcgcaaatgatttgtgcaagagggtgtttgcccgaacaggagcagcacagtatttccgcaaggacaccgacgatcttacatgagatcgtcagtgttcttgcggaaattcaagcagccagtgtagacaactggcaagtttttccgcaaaagcagatgattttgcggaaaaacttgccagtctagacacagcccaggagtttttcaggattctggaaatatcccagaaaaactcttctgaatccagggatgcatttgttcttctgctttttttagtggaagagcaaacatgctcttttggtcacccctatattcctctttccacgaggaataagggcgcttccaaaagaagggttttttctgacatttggtccagtctagacaggccaaatgttggaaaaacctcttcctacagaagaattgaaaaaaaaaaagcagcagtataagggttggggatagcaagtgatggagaggaggagaatagagagcgcaaggcttcaaggaaggggcaagaCGGTAGattttggcttgttctgtcatttaaaacgtgatcttgggtgtaaaaaggttggagaccactgccctacatcaTCCCACTCACACATCCAAAGAGGCTCACCAGGGCCAGGAAACCAGCGTtgcaggggatggaaggggggtagtgacatcacaaaggcctgttgcaggatCTCAGCCTACTGGGAGATAGTGATAGgtcggtggtgacctcacagagagaccctaacctgacatcagccaatcagaagagaggtgcaaggcagggacaagctcagagattctaatggctttgcagcagcaaggctccttctcaaggtctctcGTCGAGGGCGGAGAAAGAATTAGGATTAATTATGGGAGCACGAGGAGGAATCTCGTCAGAGTTTTCTCCTTTCCTACCCACGGAGTTGATGTTACCTGTTCAGAAGGTAAGAGCCgcagagaggtttggagcctgtTCCTTCTGATCCACCTGAGCTCTAGGCATAGAAATCACTAAGTTAAGGTTGAGCAGGATCCTGTGGGTGGAATTGCTCTAGCGCTCATTAACCCGTTACCCCTTTACATGTCTATCTGAGAGTACTGTATTCTTATCAGTCAGTGTGTCCCGAGGGGCAGGGGCGGACTAGGGGCAGAACGCCATCCTTGCAGGAGacggtcggggtgggggggcgatGACATCTCAAAGGCCTGTTGTAGAATCTCAGTCTATTGGGGAAAGGCGATGGGGAGGCGGTGACCTCGTAGAGAGATCCTGACATCAGACACACAGGACAGAGGTGCAAGGTGGGGGCAACCTCAGAGACCCTGCCTTATGGCTTTGTGGGAGGCTCTCccaaagaggcagggctggaattgCTCTGAGACTGATCCCCTCAGATGGTGAGCTGGCCCATCCTTTAGGACATCTGCTGTGACCTCTCAGCCTCCCATCAAGTCTCAATGCTGATTGGGAAGACTTCTGCTCCCTGTCattagccccctgcccagccagtttcccagctgttacccagtctggagccagcaaagccctcgggcaggagtgacagcaaagggctaggacccagaagccgtgcccaggggtcagtctggagtgctgtacaaagcccaggaccatccacatatcctgtgtggtgcaacctgctgagtggagacaaaggctcagggctgctctcataccctgatcagacactttactgaatgtggtgcagggaaaaggtggactgatggctcccatgaatgggggtgcagactggggtgaggaagggccccgggataagagtatggacggggtgcaggctggggagaggaagcaggaggggagggggctgcgcggagcctggagtgcgggatgagggggccatgggcaggaggggagagggctgcgcagagcctggtgtgcgggatgagggggccgggggcaggaggggagagggctgcgcagagcctggagtgtgggatgagggggccgggggcaggaggggagagggctgcgcagagcctggattgcgggatgagggggccgggggcaggaggggagagggctgcgcagagcctggattgcgggatgagggggccatgggcagcaggggagagggctgtgcagagcctggaaataacgagcatcttactttgcctgctgtcaaagggcaagactggggccacctggcgtgcggagcagggacagcagctgggggcgatggaattacacgtgcattacccgcaatgaccaccgagtggcactgtggaggcgctacggaattatacgtgcattaccggcaatgagcaccgagtggcactgtggaggcgctacggaattacacgtgcattacccgcaatgaccaccgagtggcactgtggaggcgctacggaattacacgtgcattaccggcaatgaccaccgagcggcactgtggaggcgctacggaattacacgtgcattaccggcaatgaccaccgagtggcactgtggaggcgctacggaattatacgtgcattgacccagcctccatctcccacaggccactgcagctccctccgccctcccggGCGCCCCTCCCGCCCCAAGGCTCGCCTGGCTGGAGCTGAGCAGGAGCACGGCCGTGGCTGGGcagaggcagcctgggggagctgGTGTTTCCTGCCGGGCTGACGCGCAGCCTAGGTCCCcctcaggagcaggagcaggtggaggagctgcataggggtcggggggggggggggtaggtgtcAGATCCAGGAAAGGAGGAGGGGCGAGTgcttggggcggggaggaggagttgATGACATGATTGCaggggaggaaactgaggcacgagtgccagccagggaaagcagagctggagggggcggggctgaggcaagGATGTTCAATGTCGGTTCATGGAGCAGTCGATAGACTCGTGAATTCTCACCAGCTATTCAACAATTCCACAGTCCCGGGGGCGAgtcctccgagagcgaactgagcagggtcactccgctcgtgacctggggaagttcgggcccctcgctacgggacagcgcgtcggcgatgatgttggcgctccccttgacgtggatcacttccatgtcgtagtcctgcaggagcaggctccaccgcagcagcttggcgttcgtccctttcatctggtgtagccaggtcagggggcagtggtcggtgaacaccgtgaaacgccggccaaacaggtacggctgcagcttttgcagggcccacaccatggccaggcattccctctctacggtcgcgtagctccgctcccggggcagcagcttcctgctcaggtacacgatggggtgacgttcccctttctcgtccgcctgcatcagcaccgcccccagcccggtgtccgaggcgtccgtaaacacgataaagggcttgtcgaagtctgggtttaccaacactggggccttggccagggcttccttcagCGCACAGAGAgctctctggcactgctccgtccagaccaccctgtctggcctccccttcctgcacagctccgtgagcggggcagcgatggagctgaagttgggcacaaacctccggtagtaccccgccatcccaatgaaagcctggacctgcttcttggtctggggcacaggccagtcccggatggcctccactttggccggctctggcttcaagcagccactccccaccttatggcccaggtaggacacttcggccattccaaccttgcacttcccagcctttacagtcagcccagcctccctcagccgatccagtacctggctgacctgggccacgtggtcctcccaggactggctgaagacgcagatgtcatcgatgtacgctagggcacagttctccattcccctcagcagctggtccaccaggcgctggaaggtggccctttgaggccaaagggcaggaccaggaactcagaGCCCCAGTGGCATGATGAAAGCTGATTTCAGtgtggcctcctggtctagcggcacctgctagtagcccttggttaggtccagggtggtgagatagcgagctccccccagcttgtccaggagctcgtcgggccttggcattgGGTAGGCGTCAGACACCGTGATGGcattgagcttccggtagtccacgcagaaccggatcgacccgtccttcttgggaaccagcaccacgggagaggcccaggggctggaggatggctggatcaccccaagggccaacatgtcctggacctctccaggtcctgggctgttttccctgtgaccctgaatggggagcagcgcaccggggggtgagtgcccgtctgcacccggtggacagccaggctggtgagaccaggcttgtcggagaacagctgctggtgggagcgcagcacctcccggatctcggccttctgggccggggtgagctggtccgagagggaaattgactccagcgaagagtcctctccggtcccagggaacaggcccaccaggggatcctccccctgctcctcccagggcttacactcgaccagcaccaagttctccctgtcccagtacggcttcatcatgttaacatgatatacccgctggccgcgcgtccggcccgtcagctccaccacgtagttcacctcattcagctgcttaaccaccttgaaggggccgtcccaggcggcttgcagcttgttcttccgcacggggatcaggaccatcacctggtccccggtagcgtaggcgcgggcccgtacattgcggtcgtaccagaccttctgcttcctctgggccctgctcaggttctctctggccaggcccatgagctcggcaagtctttcccggaatgtcaggacgtattccacgaccggctcaccctccggggagaccttcccctcccactcgtctttcaataagtccagggggcccctcactcgcctcccatataacagctcgaacggcgagaaccccgtggactcctggggcacttccctgtacgcaaacagcaggtggggtaggtacttgtcccagtcctgcgggtgtttgtgcataaaggtccgtagcatctgcttcagagtcccattgaacctctccaccaacccgttggtctgggggtgatacgccgaggcccaggtgtgttgcaccccactcttctcccacaagcaccggagcagggccgacatgaagttggatccctggtccatgagaacctcctggggaaaccccaccctgctgaaaatggtcagcagtgcgtctgccaccgtgtctgcctcgatggagggcagggccacggcctcggggtagcgggtggcgaagtccaccaccactaggatgtatttcttccctgtccgggtcgctctgttgaagggccccacaatatccatcgccaccttctggaaaggctcctctatgatgggcaggggtctcaatgcagctttcttcctgtcttgggccttccccactcgttggcaggagtcgcaggaccggcagtaccgctggacagctgcaaacatccccggccagtagaagttttggagcagcctcagccgcgtgcgccggatcccctggtgtcccgagaacgggatgtcatgggccaggtgtagcagcttgcggcgatacctttggggaaccaccagctgccgctggagcccccacttgcctaccgtcccgggggaaagccattcccggtacagaaatcccctctcccaccggaacttctcctggcaatctcctcctaggggttgagcggcacccaggtcagcccggtccctcagggcctgcaaggagggatccgctcgcacctccgcctggaattcagcggctggggctgggacagggccatggttccccccactgcctaggtccaactgtaggtctgctgggacggggccttgggccccctgttggggaacctcctcgagttccgggccgcaagcccctcgcttgctctggctacgggtggtgaccagcgtcctgtggggtccgtctggccactcctctaggtcactccccattagcacgtcggtgggcaagtgcgggtgcacccccacttccttggggccctccttggcctcccatttcagatgcaccctggctacgggtaccttaaagggggtgccgcctatgcccctcagtgtcagctgagtgtcgggtagcatacggtctggggccaatatgtcgggccgggccagtgtcacctccgcccccgtttTCCAGAAACCCGtaaccttcctaccatccacctccaggggtacgaggcagtccctccgtaggggccgccccgcccccacccggtgcacggataaatttgtctcccgagggtcagacctcccaggggaggtgcactgagcatccttccgccctccccgagcggaggtttgccagccagcccctgcctttggggcagcctgcccttcctcccgccccagccagttaaccctggaatgtcccaggtcatgggacctgttcttgcgcctggtgcattgagccctcttgtggcctcgttgcccacagcgatggcaagttaggttctgtgggcccattcgggtcggctctgcccgggccctggctggttttctggggtatcgatgactggtcctggtccctggggctcgcctcggaggtgtctctctccgttgctccgccgagaaccggtctctgcgcgattctctttctctccgggactcccgttcacccccggaccggctctccatgaactcatccgccagtctcccggcctcctgggggttctctggtctccggtccttgagccacagcctcagtttgggtgggcacgcttcatagaactgctccattaTGACCAGCTTgcgcagctcctctgcagtctgggctccgactccagacacccacttgcggcagtattgcgccaggcgggaggccaggtccacataggtctcccgtggccctttctgtaccccccggaacttcttcctgtacatctcgggggtcagcccgaacttgtgcagcagggcctccttgactctgttgtaatcccctggctgtaggtcctccagctgactgagcactccggccgcctcctggttcagtgcggggacgagctcctgtagccagtcagctggggggacctgttgcagcccacaggccctctcaaaggagctgaggaacccgtctatgtcgcccacgtccttcaattgggccaccgtgagcctctccaagtgcctggcagccccgggaccctggggcccatccactcttggcgcagctggggccccgcaggttctccgctctgccatggccagctcatgctgtcgctgcctcgatcttggcgttccttctctcggtcttggcgcttctgctctcggtcctgtacttccaattccttcatccgcagctggatctccagccgccgcagctccgctgggctggcccctgccctagatgggctacggcttgcaggcctcccgggagacgctgtctcatctctccgttgggttccagcgctcctccccctctctgagcctgacacactctcgggggggggtctggctgcttcccctggggacaagatcctggccctgtggctggtcattatcttccagctgggcaatcagctgggccttggttgctttccgcacaggcaagcccctctctctgcacagccccaccagctctgccttcaagagttgggcgtaggccatctgcctgctggtccccttggtgcagactcaccagtctagtgctgcagcgccccatgaTTCCagggaaccgcttcgctctgcctcaagcatgcctggctccagggctcttgcttctacggcgccttgttgcttgccgctgggagcttcatccacggggtgcagtggatcccacttctgacaccagtgtgatggcgcgttgggggttccccgtctcctgcaccccgaaatggcacaaacagactgcaccagccagtggaattgagggtggtttattgctcctccagcacagcgcagcacagatgtaatctggttacaggaactggggctaagaggcctcagtgcccccccttgagataggggagtcccagccccctccccagctccttgttccctgccttccagacaggaactacctaaccctcttccagccctgccccccagccagggcagcattccaccttcctttgttcctctccatggggggtgtctggccactggttcaacaagtttggcattacctctgcctagtgaggctttccctgctgggtcttgctccagacagcaggggtcaccacagcccagcaagtacccccactacgtcacacgggtgccagccagggaaagcagagcaggtgggggtggggctgaggcgaAGATGTTCAATGTCGGTTCACGGAGCAGTCAATGGACTCGTGAATTCTCACCAGCTATTCAACAATTCCAcagtcccgggggcggggccggtgtgACGTCACAAACAGCTGCCATCACACTTGGCTCCCCATAGCCATTTCTGACACACACACGGGCCAGTCACATTTGGCTTCTAACCGTTTTAGCTGCGCAGTTCTGCAAGCACAGAGGGGAAGCCGATTGTGATAGATGGAGGTTCGCTACGACACATTTGGCTGCCTGGACCATCCCCTCCACCTCTGGTTCAGAGAGTTTCACCCTGGCCCCCTATACCCACCTTCAACTCCAGGTCCAGGGCAGGGTTTCCTCTAAGACTTTCCATCCAGAAGTGGAGTGGGCCAGGACTTCTGCCCGAAGACTGGAGCCACAGGCGACCCACGTGGCGGCTGCTCCCCCGTtcccagggctggctgcctggcaggCGGCTGCCTGAGCCGGGACTGCGgtacagctgcttctggggcagagctccctgcaaccctcttccccctccccctctgccctccgAGCCCCGTGCCAGCTCCCCCACCTTTGCTTCCCCACATGTTGTTGGCTCCCAGGCTCCCACTCCCTGCAAatgctgggggctgcagcagctcccctctGCCAAAGGCAGGGACTCTCAGGCCAGCTCTGGGGGGAGAAGCCTAGGACAGACCTGGCCCtgcacacagcctgccccaggagtGGCACtccctgggggaaggaggggccaagTCTCACCTACTCacgagggggtggggtgctgcctgggacaAGGCCCTGGGTCCtaacaaggtgggggggggggggagggagaaccacTCTGGCGTCTCTACGGTGGGAGACACTCTTTGGGAGCAGTGCCACTGGtgggtgccccgccccctccctacGCTGCCACACCCCAATACCACAGCCCTTAGCCCGGGAAATACCACGACTCCCTTGGGGCTATGGGGCCGCGGGAGCTGACGGGTAATGCAGTCCGGAAGACGCTACAGCTCCTGTGGCGTGATGGGAGCCATAGTGACCTGTGGaaagactacatctcccagcatgcactgtttCCCTTCTCTACCCGCCCAGGGTGGGATTTCTTGGCAGACCAGCTCCCTGTGACCttagggcctgccacagaggcagggcaccaccccgcccaagcaaggagcagagcagcGCCTTGTcagagcggttccagcctccatcACCACGGTCTCTGGTGTCCCTCCTCTGCCTCGCGCACCACCGGAGTTGGTGGGCTACGCTGGCTGCGCTGCTGCAGGAAACCCCAactccagagccagccccagccaggtgccCCGAGTCTGAACCCGTCCCGTCCGGTCCTGTgtttccctctgcctcccactgGCAGACCCGGCGCCAGCTGAGTGTTTGCCGAAGCCAATCGACTCCAGGCCCTGTTCCCCGGGGGCACCCAATTGGAcacgtacctgggcaccttccggtcacggttcccagtcagTTGCTGTCAGgccgtggaccgagcaaacgtctcttccggtccgtgggactgaacgcgcGTGGCGCCGGCAAGACGCGAGGCCGCTCCTTCTTGCTCCACGTCGGacacaaaaggagcagctaccgcgcggcagttagagcctcgtgctgaaacgcgctgcagcagttcatcccagttgcatgctccagatgggaggggaggggtgtcgctccCCAGGAGCTAccgctgccagggcaccgtcggATTGGAACACGTCAGACGCACatgcccgtgcaacagccacacaccccgccaaatgctcacacgcagggatgcgtgtacacacgcacaaacgcgaattaacagattaacacgcctgacAGCCCACTCGTGCTTGCACGAACACTCATGTGTATACTCAGGCCCTCGCTCAGACGCACACACACGCATCCGCACAATGTGCCTGCACGCAGCCATGCTCGCATACatgcaaatggacacttgcacacgcacacacccagggacgcacacacttgcactcatactttcttgcgcacgcatgcacaccaagtaacagtcgcctagaaggactcagcaataatatcaaactcaaaagccaaagattagatcaattaggagagaactattcccacgaggccctaatccatgtctGGGGCTCCTCCATGTCTGGGGCTCcatgctgggagaccaagtctttatttcaatcccagttttgccaactctcagcatgcgtgacgctaggtcacttggcagcctactcacttcgttttccgtat
This window of the Pelodiscus sinensis isolate JC-2024 unplaced genomic scaffold, ASM4963464v1 ctg73, whole genome shotgun sequence genome carries:
- the LOC142824215 gene encoding uncharacterized protein LOC142824215 — encoded protein: MAERRTCGAPAAPRVDGPQGPGAARHLERLTVAQLKDVGDIDGFLSSFERACGLQQVPPADWLQELVPALNQEAAGVLSQLEDLQPGDYNRVKEALLHKFGLTPEMYRKKFRGVQKGPRETYVDLASRLAQYCRKWVSGVGAQTAEELRKLVIMEQFYEACPPKLRLWLKDRRPENPQEAGRLADEFMESRSGGERESRRERESRRDRFSAEQRRETPPRRAPGTRTSHRYPRKPARARAEPTRMGPQNLTCHRCGQRGHKRAQCTRRKNRSHDLGHSRVNWLGREEGQAAPKAGAGWQTSARGGRKDAQCTSPGRSDPRETNLSVHRVGAGRPLRRDCLVPLEVDGRKVTGFWKTGAEVTLARPDILAPDRMLPDTQLTLRGIGGTPFKVPVARVHLKWEAKEGPKEVGVHPHLPTDVLMGSDLEEWPDGPHRTLVTTRSQSKRGACGPELEEVPQQGAQGPVPADLQLDLGSGGNHGPVPAPAAEFQAEVRADPSLQALRDRADLGAAQPLGGDCQEKFRWERGFLYREWLSPGTVGKWGLQRQLVVPQRYRRKLLHLAHDIPFSGHQGIRRTRLRLLQNFYWPGMFAAVQRYCRSCDSCQRVGKAQDRKKAALRPLPIIEEPFQKVAMDIVGPFNRATRTGKKYILVVVDFATRYPEAVALPSIEADTVADALLTIFSRVGFPQEVLMDQGSNFMSALLRCLWEKSGVQHTWASAYHPQTNGLVERFNGTLKQMLRTFMHKHPQDWDKYLPHLLFAYREVPQESTGFSPFELLYGRRVRGPLDLLKDEWEGKVSPEGEPVVEYVLTFRERLAELMGLARENLSRAQRKQKVWYDRNVRARAYATGDQVMVLIPVRKNKLQAAWDGPFKVVKQLNEVNYVVELTGRTRGQRVYHVNMMKPYWDRENLVLVECKPWEEQGEDPLVGLFPGTGEDSSLESISLSDQLTPAQKAEIREVLRSHQQLFSDKPGLTSLAVHRVQTGTHPPVRCSPFRVTGKTAQDLERSRTCWPLG